Proteins from a genomic interval of Lolium perenne isolate Kyuss_39 chromosome 1, Kyuss_2.0, whole genome shotgun sequence:
- the LOC127347697 gene encoding probable calcium-binding protein CML22 isoform X1, with protein sequence MAGAGRLPCPLLFLEHQIPPHLLPPRSMEMAATKRIPLSPSYNISKTLNSICKQRRNPVSTPQLHPCRFAGMGGAASRFAAPMKQRRVERDLDNKVVEALRERARTRKKTFKSVNSITMRLPRFKDGLRDMRDVFDHYDGDSNGSIDNEELRRCLRQLQVQMSEKEVDDVHRYCDIDNREGIQFQEFVVLLCLMYLLFGPNVTRQVSEFESAKLNYVFDELIDAFLFFNKEGDGKMRRKDVTQRMNEASHQERTPSHITTQLFKEMDLDRNGKVNLKEFLFAMIRWAGLETDEDDSNDTSP encoded by the exons ATGGCAGGAGCTGGGAGGCTGCCATGTCCACTTCTATTTTTGGAGCATCAGATTCCACCTCATCTGTTGCCCCCCAGATCGATGGAGATGGCTGCAACCAAACGGATTCCCCTGTCCCCATCCTACAACATCAGCAAAACACTCAATTCCATCTGCAAACAGCGGAGAAATCCTGTCTCTACACCGCAGCTGCACCCCTGTAG GTTTGCAGGGATGGGAGGTGCAGCTTCCAGGTTCGCTGCCCCGATGAAGCAGCGGCGGGTGGAGAGGGACCTCGACAACAAGGTGGTGGAGGCACTCCGGGAGAGGGCGAGGACCAGGAAGAAGACATTCAAGTCGGTGAACAGCATCACCATGCGCCTCCCTCGCTTCAAGGATGGCCTCAGGGACATGAGGGACGTCTTCGACCACTACG ACGGGGACTCGAACGGGTCGATCGACAATGAGGAGCTGAGGAGATGTCTGAGGCAGCTCCAGGTTCAGATGTCGGAGAAGGAGGTCGACGATGTCCATCGCTATTGCGATATAGACAATAGAGAGGGGATCCAGTTCCAGGAGTTTGTCGTCCTCCTATGCCTCATGTACCTTCTATTCGGCCCAAACGTCACACGACAG GTTTCTGAGTTTGAATCGGCGAAGCTCAACTACGTATTTGATGAGCTCATCGACGCCTTCCTGTTCTTCAACAAGGAAGGGGACGGCAAGATGAGGAGGAAAGACGTCACTCAGAGGATGAACGAGGCATCTCATCAGGAGAGGACACCCAGCCACATTACAACACAGCTATTCA AGGAGATGGACCTGGACAGGAATGGCAAGGTGAACCTGAAGGAGTTCCTCTTTGCGATGATAAGATGGGCAGGGCTTGAAACTGATGAAGATGATAGCAATGACACTTCTCCTTAG
- the LOC127347697 gene encoding probable calcium-binding protein CML22 isoform X2, translated as MHGRSWEAAMSTSIFGASDSTSSVAPQIDGDGCNQTDSPVPILQHQQNTQFHLQTAEKSCLYTAAAPLFAGMGGAASRFAAPMKQRRVERDLDNKVVEALRERARTRKKTFKSVNSITMRLPRFKDGLRDMRDVFDHYDGDSNGSIDNEELRRCLRQLQVQMSEKEVDDVHRYCDIDNREGIQFQEFVVLLCLMYLLFGPNVTRQVSEFESAKLNYVFDELIDAFLFFNKEGDGKMRRKDVTQRMNEASHQERTPSHITTQLFKEMDLDRNGKVNLKEFLFAMIRWAGLETDEDDSNDTSP; from the exons ATGCATGGCAGGAGCTGGGAGGCTGCCATGTCCACTTCTATTTTTGGAGCATCAGATTCCACCTCATCTGTTGCCCCCCAGATCGATGGAGATGGCTGCAACCAAACGGATTCCCCTGTCCCCATCCTACAACATCAGCAAAACACTCAATTCCATCTGCAAACAGCGGAGAAATCCTGTCTCTACACCGCAGCTGCACCCCT GTTTGCAGGGATGGGAGGTGCAGCTTCCAGGTTCGCTGCCCCGATGAAGCAGCGGCGGGTGGAGAGGGACCTCGACAACAAGGTGGTGGAGGCACTCCGGGAGAGGGCGAGGACCAGGAAGAAGACATTCAAGTCGGTGAACAGCATCACCATGCGCCTCCCTCGCTTCAAGGATGGCCTCAGGGACATGAGGGACGTCTTCGACCACTACG ACGGGGACTCGAACGGGTCGATCGACAATGAGGAGCTGAGGAGATGTCTGAGGCAGCTCCAGGTTCAGATGTCGGAGAAGGAGGTCGACGATGTCCATCGCTATTGCGATATAGACAATAGAGAGGGGATCCAGTTCCAGGAGTTTGTCGTCCTCCTATGCCTCATGTACCTTCTATTCGGCCCAAACGTCACACGACAG GTTTCTGAGTTTGAATCGGCGAAGCTCAACTACGTATTTGATGAGCTCATCGACGCCTTCCTGTTCTTCAACAAGGAAGGGGACGGCAAGATGAGGAGGAAAGACGTCACTCAGAGGATGAACGAGGCATCTCATCAGGAGAGGACACCCAGCCACATTACAACACAGCTATTCA AGGAGATGGACCTGGACAGGAATGGCAAGGTGAACCTGAAGGAGTTCCTCTTTGCGATGATAAGATGGGCAGGGCTTGAAACTGATGAAGATGATAGCAATGACACTTCTCCTTAG
- the LOC127347683 gene encoding uncharacterized protein — MAGQEEPKSRKEKRKEARSNKNKQRFLSWVQHQGGKNKKPAKPSVQPSPVEEKKPKKEHKKRRRSEPDEGHKVKSKSKFQEYLELEMGGAAGREEDLETERKLAKKLKVKKGKLGGPDDGMDDLFGDLGFGGDYGSDAETREYGEDMLDDSKPEKKKRKKKNKKVKDDDSEDGDGDVMDDSKADKKKQKRKDKRKVKDDATEEPGGGGVEMAEESDVSVHESEGEELNVVETRSASKAKYVPPSLRAVPSSEAEEISVLRRRVRGLLNRLSESNVESITQEIAALFRSVPRGVGCQLIGDEVLASCSRGPRGNEQYAAVFAAFVAGMTCLVGMDFSAKILSSLANSFEDEYSKDDGLSLRNITLLLSYLCIFDVIASDIVYDLLSVLSKRLTELDVSTVLTILQCCGMKLRGDDPGAMKDFVLSIQNSVSQLKSCSAGQDGKADIHSKRMEFMLETICDIKNNKKRPKEDPSHHTRIKKWLQKLKSEDILLRGLKWSKLLDPEKKGQWWLSGDVSSTPGNIEDVATVISKEVVEAQKLVQLAAAQRMNTDIRRAIFCIIMSAEDYIDAFDKILRLDLSGKQDREIMRVIVDCCLQEKTFNKYYAVLASKLCSHDKNHKFSLQYCIWDRFKELDTMELNRSMNLAKLVAEMLANFSLSLATLKVVNLANPVEMTPKKIMHFRMVFETLIQKEDSLVWNVFTRIAGAPELEILRDGIVMFVKQYVMTKDTEKDLAGKFKIAKKALDNSAGVLM; from the exons ATGGCAG GGCAAGAAGAACCCAAGTCCCGCAAGGAGAAGCGAAAAGAAGCGAGGTCCAATAAGAACAAGCAGCGGTTTCTCTCCTGGGTTCAGCACCAG GGTGGCAAAAATAAGAAGCCGGCAAAGCCATCCGTGCAACCGAGTCCGGTAGAGGAGAAGAAACCGAAGAAAGAGCATAAGAAGAGGAGGAGAAGTGAGCCCGACGAAGGCCACAAGGTCAAGTCCAAGTCTAAGTTCCAGGAGTATCTTGAACTGGAGATGGGTGGCGCTGCGGGCAGAGAGGAGGATCTGGAGACTGAGAGGAAGCTTGCAAAGAAGCTTAAAGTGAAGAAAGGAAAGCTGGGGGGGCCGGATGACGGTATGGATGATCTTTTCGGGGACCTCGGATTTGGTGGTGACTATGGTTCGGATGCTGAAACGAGGGAGTATGGTGAGGACATGCTGGATGACAGTAAACCAGAAAAGAAGAAACGGAAAAAGAAAAATAAGAAAGTGAAGGATGATGACTCAGAGGACGGTGATGGGGATGTGATGGATGACAGTAAGGCGGACAAGAAGAAACAGAAGAGGAAAGACAAGAGGAAAGTGAAGGATGATGCCACGGAGGAACCAGGTGGTGGAGGTGTGGAAATGGCTGAAGAAAGCGATGTATCGGTTCACGAATCTGAGGGTGAAGAGCTTAATGTGGTTGAAACACGCTCAGCCTCAAAGGCGAAGTATGTGCCTCCTAGTCTACGTGCTGTTCCTAGTTCAGAAGCAGAAGAAATCTCCGTTTTACGCCGGAGAGTAAGAG GACTTCTAAACAGGCTTTCGGAGTCCAATGTGGAGTCTATTACTCAGGAAATTGCTGCACTTTTTCGT TCAGTTCCTCGAGGTGTTGGCTGTCAGTTAATTGGCGATGAAGTTTTGGCAAGTTGTTCCCGGGGACCTCGTGGCAACGAACA GTATGCTGCTGTATTTGCAGCCTTTGTTGCTGGTATGACGTGCTTGGTTGGTATGGACTTCAGTGCCAAAATCCTTTCTTCTCTTGCCAATTCTTTTGAG GATGAGTACTCAAAAGATGATGGGTTATCTCTGAGAAATATTACCTTACTTCTCTCATATTTGTGCATATTTGACGTCATTGCAAG TGATATTGTGTATGATCTTCTGTCAGTGCTGAGCAAGCGCTTGACAGAGCTGGATGTCTCAACAGTATTAACAATCCTACAAT GCTGTGGAATGAAGCTGAGGGGAGATGACCCAGGTGCAATGAAAGATTTTGTACTAAGTATTCAGAACTCTGTAAGTCAGTTGAAATCGTGCTCAGCTGGCCAAGATGGAAAAGCAGATATTCACAGTAAAAGA ATGGAGTTTATGCTCGAGACAATATGTGACATTAAGAACAACAAAAAAAGGCCCAAAGAGGATCCTTCTCACCATACCCGTATAAAAAAGTGGCTTCAAAAG CTGAAGTCAGAAGATATCCTCCTGCGTGGGCTAAAATGGAGTAAGCTTTTGGACCCTGAAAAGAAAGGGCAGTGGTGGTTGTCCGGGGATGTTTCATCCACACCAGGCAATATTGAAGATGTTGCAACAGTTATCAGCAAGGAGGTCGTAGAGGCACAAAAACTGGTTCAACTTGCAGCTGCCCAGCGGATGAACACTGACATACGAAGAGCAATCTTTTGCATCATAATGAGTGCTGAAGACTACATAGATGCTTTTGACAAGATTCTGAGGCTGGACCTATCCGGAAAGCAG GATCGGGAAATTATGAGAGTCATTGTTGACTGTTGTCTGCAAGAGAAGACTTTCAATAAATATTATGCTGTTCTTGCCTCCAAGCTATGCAGCCATGACAAAAATCATAAGTTCAGTTTACAG TACTGCATCTGGGATCGTTTTAAGGAGCTAGATACGATGGAGTTGAATCGATCCATGAACCTTGCAAAACTAGTTGCAGAGATGCTTGCAAATTTCTCCTTGTCACTCGCGACGTTGAAGGTCGTCAATCTGGCAAACCCAGTGGAGATGACCCCAAAAAAGATCATGCATTTCCGAATGGTGTTTGAGACCTTGATACAGAAAGAAGACTCGCTTGTGTGGAACGTCTTTACCCGTATCGCTGGGGCTCCAGAGCTTGAAATCTTGAGAGATGGAATTGTGATGTTCGTCAAACAGTATGTGATGACTAAGGACACAGAGAAGGACTTGGCTGGGAAGTTCAAGATCGCAAAGAAGGCGCTTGATAATTCTGCTGGTGTTTTGATGTAA
- the LOC127347697 gene encoding probable calcium-binding protein CML22 isoform X3 produces MGGAASRFAAPMKQRRVERDLDNKVVEALRERARTRKKTFKSVNSITMRLPRFKDGLRDMRDVFDHYDGDSNGSIDNEELRRCLRQLQVQMSEKEVDDVHRYCDIDNREGIQFQEFVVLLCLMYLLFGPNVTRQVSEFESAKLNYVFDELIDAFLFFNKEGDGKMRRKDVTQRMNEASHQERTPSHITTQLFKEMDLDRNGKVNLKEFLFAMIRWAGLETDEDDSNDTSP; encoded by the exons ATGGGAGGTGCAGCTTCCAGGTTCGCTGCCCCGATGAAGCAGCGGCGGGTGGAGAGGGACCTCGACAACAAGGTGGTGGAGGCACTCCGGGAGAGGGCGAGGACCAGGAAGAAGACATTCAAGTCGGTGAACAGCATCACCATGCGCCTCCCTCGCTTCAAGGATGGCCTCAGGGACATGAGGGACGTCTTCGACCACTACG ACGGGGACTCGAACGGGTCGATCGACAATGAGGAGCTGAGGAGATGTCTGAGGCAGCTCCAGGTTCAGATGTCGGAGAAGGAGGTCGACGATGTCCATCGCTATTGCGATATAGACAATAGAGAGGGGATCCAGTTCCAGGAGTTTGTCGTCCTCCTATGCCTCATGTACCTTCTATTCGGCCCAAACGTCACACGACAG GTTTCTGAGTTTGAATCGGCGAAGCTCAACTACGTATTTGATGAGCTCATCGACGCCTTCCTGTTCTTCAACAAGGAAGGGGACGGCAAGATGAGGAGGAAAGACGTCACTCAGAGGATGAACGAGGCATCTCATCAGGAGAGGACACCCAGCCACATTACAACACAGCTATTCA AGGAGATGGACCTGGACAGGAATGGCAAGGTGAACCTGAAGGAGTTCCTCTTTGCGATGATAAGATGGGCAGGGCTTGAAACTGATGAAGATGATAGCAATGACACTTCTCCTTAG
- the LOC127347669 gene encoding uncharacterized protein: MARGETQVLDDGGTPPLGSPVGSGDTTRSEGGDDDDDSGMLYGDTQALDDDDETQAVDDEFEEQEEEGAAGETQLVEDSEEERVDVAGQTQAVEVEEDEDEDGGSTEDEAGDLAKTQLLEECEAEGGGNKTQLVQECQEEERVNDSAFEADAIDWGMTQRVEDTDEEVGGDGDDELSEGTQVQSDDEGIQNDERDVEEHDDVADSDASTDEEGGTAREAFTIKSLEQGKRQPMANGTFPLTEIVENSTSGGTSLGGCPDRGIDDGSYGYVQSHGKDGSKSKGRCSTAKKLFADTAMEQSESKSRRFSGLSYLNSQEPGDLSQANALEVVEGLISINGGLSSQEPTPKKLGKAKPPVSIKMGTLLLAEKVDRCRSSNGKPETFAWVDSQEDDGGGEFFSKNKDVLLHQSTGKWKSKIPRPKKCSTKIAPVDNKKREYKRRTDSNVRGKIETLPSSDSRLVESEVKSKRTSGKRSKKNLLNDLGCLSNAKPVERQQEKVSVNLHDVGLDTQMAVLAIEALAQSSPAENLSAEDELPVNRDLRVGSRAEKSQLKNGPPRKRTSSIQEGVMTRSKRIKVTELNQKPQKKRQRGIQSQQNSEDCGTKTKNKQAKSVQQKNKIAKIVDGNKYASTPIAHRTRHTGRNNLYEYSELGPNKHLKKGMNLTGDNSTTREVRNNHAAHEPERPMLSERITGYGSGSVVKESTKHTCANHAQNLEQNNGASIQHTSANVSENLEPFRDEPATHVSRREPSSHPKQRRTPTTKLQAKAPAVTQTATDHEIQPEVVRSPKKRRVFIKRSELLTYARREPSKGSMSMLSSIIPQSSAVSPILNSSKGVNNKSSGFGSSDQRRKEPSGVRDASNTPECNSPVLNSALKTPSKMVNKLSPTFSPLNPSKASSRSLSKPSIARELLELDPENTLSSRHRKDSRRKDMASASILFSHHLDEDVIKRQKKILARLGVREAFSVSDATHFVADGFFRTKNMLEAIALGKLVVTSMWLESCGEAGCYVNDKKYILRDAKKEKEIGFSMPISLASASQHPLLLGKRVFVTQNVKPSRQVLTSLVSASSGQPLERIGRSINKEREAPDDLLVISCEEDYETCVTLLEKGVNVYEAELILNGIVTQKLEYDRHRLFSDCVRQTRSTRWLKDDARGRFVPVSRS; encoded by the exons ATGGCCCGCGGGGAGACCCAGGTCCTGGACGACGGGGGGACGCCGCCGCTGG GGTCTCCGGTTGGCTCCGGCGATACAACGCGGAGCGAGggcggagacgacgacgacgacagtgGCATGTTGTACGGCGATACACAGGCACTGGACGACGACGATGAGACCCAGGCAGTTGATGATGAGTttgaggagcaggaggaggagggggcggctgGCGAGACGCAGTTGGTCGAGGATTCAGAGGAGGAACGCGTTGATGTCGCCGGGCAGACGCAGGCggtagaggtggaggaagatgaagatgaagacggcGGCAGCACGGAGGATGAAGCCGGTGACCTGGCTAAGACCCAGTTGCTTGAAGAATGTGAGGCGGAGGGTGGAGGGAACAAGACCCAGTTGGTTCAGGAATGTCAGGAAGAGGAGAGAGTGAATGACAGCGCTTTCGAGGCGGATGCCATCGATTGGGGGATGACCCAGCGGGTTGAAGACACTGATGAAGAGGTAGGTGGCGATGGCGACGATGAGTTGAGCGAGGGCACTCAGGTGCAGAGCGATGATGAGGGCATCCAGAATGATGAGAGGGATGTGGAGGAGCATGATGATGTGGCAGATTCCGATGCTTCCACGGATGAAGAGGGTGGCACAG CCCGTGAAGCATTTACGATTAAAAGTTTGGAACAAGGAAAAAGGCAACCTATGGCCAATGGAACATTTCCCCTGACAGAAATTGTAGAAAACTCTACCTCAGGTGGTACATCCTTAGGTGGTTGCCCTGATCGTGGGATTGATGATGGATCTTATGGTTATGTACAGAGCCATGGCAAAGATGGGAGTAAAAGCAAAGGCAGGTGCTCAACGGCAAAGAAGCTTTTTGCTGACACAGCAATGGAACAGAGTGAAAGCAAGAGCAGGCGTTTTTCTGGACTAAGCTATCTTAACTCACAGGAGCCGGGTGATCTATCTCAAGCGAATGCTTTGGAAGTTGTGGAGGGGTTGATCTCAATTAATGGCGGCCTATCGTCTCAAGAACCGACGCCAAAGAAATTAGGAAAGGCAAAGCCACCTGTTTCAATAAAGATGGGAACTTTACTACTGGCTGAGAAGGTTGACCGCTGTAGAAGTTCCAATGGAAAGCCAGAAACCTTTGCTTGGGTGGATAGTCAGGAGGATGATGGTGGAGGTGAGTTTTTCAGTAAAAACAAGGATGTCTTGTTGCACCAATCAACCGGTAAATGGAAATCAAAAATTCCCAGGCCAAAGAAGTGCTCCACAAAAATTGCTCCTGTTGACAATAAAAAAAGGGAATACAAAAGAAGAACGGATTCCAATGTTCGTGGGAAAATTGAAACTTTACCTTCATCTGATTCGAGACTAGTCGAAAGTGAGGTCAAGAGTAAGCGGACTTCTGGAAAGAGGAGTAAGAAAAATCTTTTGAATGACTTGGGATGTCTATCAAATGCCAAACCTGTCGAAAGACAGCAGGAAAAGGTCAGTGTGAATTTGCACGATGTTGGTCTGGATACTCAAATGGCTGTCTTAGCTATAGAAGCACTGGCACAAAGTTCACCTGCTGAAAACTTATCAGCTGAAGATGAACTTCCAGTGAACAGAGACCTGAGAGTTGGATCTAGAGCAGAAAAAAGTCAATTAAAGAATGGCCCTCCACGAAAGAGAACTAGCAGCATCCAGGAAGGTGTCATGACACGTTCAAAAAGAATAAAAGTAACTGAGTTGAACCAAAAGCCTCAGAAAAAAAGACAGAGAGGAATACAGTCGCAACAAAATTCAGAAGATTGTGGAACAAAGACGAAAAATAAGCAGGCAAAGTCAGTACAACAGAAGAATAAAATTGCGAAGATAGTTGATGGAAATAAGTATGCCAGTACACCTATTGCTCATCGCACAAGGCACACTGGGAGAAATAATCTCTATGAGTATTCTGAGTTAGGTCCTAATAAGCACttgaagaagggcatgaatttgaCAGGTGACAACTCCACGACTAGAGAAGTAAGAAACAATCATGCTGCACATGAACCTGAGAGACCGATGCTTAGTGAGAGAATCACAGGATATGGTTCCGGTTCTGTTGTAAAAGAAAGCACAAAGCATACATGTGCAAATCATGCTCAGAATCTAGAGCAAAATAACGGTGCAAGCATACAGCATACCAGTGCAAATGTTTCTGAGAACCTTGAACCATTCAGAGATGAACCAGCAACTCATGTCTCTCGCAGAGAACCCTCCTCTCACCCCAAACAGAGAAGAACACCTACAACAAAGCTACAGGCAAAGGCTCCTGCAGTTACCCAAACGGCTACAGATCATGAAATACAGCCAGAAGTGGTGAGGTCACCCAAGAAAAGACGGGTGTTCATTAAGAGATCTGAATTACTGACGTATGCAAGGAGGGAGCCCTCCAAGGGATCAATGTCTATGCTGTCTAGTATTATCCCACAATCATCAGCTGTTTCCCCTATACTTAATTCTTCTAAGGGAGTTAACAACAAAAGTTCTGGTTTCGGTAGCTCTGATCAGCGACGAAAGGAACCATCCGGTGTAAGGGATGCAAGCAACACACCAGAGTGTAACTCTCCTGTTCTGAATAGTGCCCTGAAAACACCTTCTAAAATGGTAAATAAACTGTCGCCAACTTTCAGTCCTCTGAATCCTTCAAAAGCTTCAAGTAGGAGCTTGTCAAAACCCTCTATTGCCAGAGAGCTGCTGGAGTTAGATCCTGAAAATACTCTATCAAGTCGACATCGAAAAGATTCTAGGAGGAAAGATATGGCCAGTGCCAGTATTTTATTCAGCCATCATTTGGATGAGGATGTGATCAAGCGTCAGAAGAAG ATCTTGGCACGCTTAGGAGTccgtgaagcattttctgtttcggaTGCAACACATTTTGTGGCGGATGGTTTTTTCCGCACAAAGAATATGCTAGAGGCAATAGCACTTGGCAAACTGGTAGTGACATCAATGTGGCTTGAAAGTTGTGGAGAAGCAGGCTGTTATGTTAATGATAAGAAGTATATTCTGAGGGATGCCAAAAAGGAAAAGGAGATAGGTTTCAGCATGCCTATATCACTGGCCTCAGCTTCCCAGCATCCTCTGCTGTTG GGAAAAAGAGTGTTTGTAACACAAAATGTGAAGCCCAGTCGACAAGTGCTGACTAGCTTGGTTTCGGCATCTTCTGGGCAG CCATTAGAAAGGATCGGAAGGTCCATAAATAAGGAAAGGGAAGCACCAGATGACCTACTGGTCATCTCATGCGAAGAGGACTATGAAACATGCGTGACACTCCTTGAAAAAG GTGTCAATGTTTATGAGGCGGAACTTATACTGAACGGTATAGTCACCCAGAAGCTGGAGTATGACAG ACACCGCCTTTTCTCCGACTGTGTCAGGCAGACCCGCTCGACGAGGTGGCTGAAAGATGATGCCCGCGGGCGGTTTGTGCCCGTATCAAGGAGTTGA